A region of the Candidatus Kryptonium sp. genome:
GTTCAAAAACTTTTTCGAAGGAGCTTGCTTTCCAAAAGTTTTCAAGTAGTAGCAAAATTTTTTCTTCACCATATTTTTCAGCGATGTATTCAAGGATGTTTTGACCTTCTTTATACATCAGAAAGGTTCCGTAGATTCTATCCATTTCAGATAAAGGGACGATGTAGTCGTTTAGGACAGCATCTCTTAAAAGCATCTCGGCTTGATTGTCCCATTTTGTAGACCAAAATTCGGCGAGTCCTTCAGTAAACCATAGAGGTGGCATTCTGTCAGAGGGTTGTCTTCGGTCTTTAAGAACGCGTTGGATTTTGTGAAGTGTGAAGACATGAACAAGCTCGTGCTTTATCACATGTTTAAATTGGTAGATTGAGCCGTCAAATGGTATGACAACTCTTCCCTTTATGAATTCAAAAAATCCACCAACTCCTTCTGGAATTAGCCCTGGGGTGGTGTTTGTTTGCTGGAAGTATAAGTGTGAGCTGTAAAAGACAAGCGGGATCTTGTTTAAAATGTTTATATTGAATTTTTCTTGAAGTTCTGCGTATGCTTCTTCCGCAAAGTATGCACCTCTTTCAGCGAGGTCTTTCATCTCAGGATGATAATAAATATCAAAATGTTCGGTTTTGAGCACATCCCATTGAAACTCCGTATATTGAACCTTGTTTCGCCCAAAATAATACCATTGTGCAAGGCAGGAGGAGTAAAGGAAGAGAGAAATAAGAATTAAATTTATCGTTTTTTTCATGGCTTTCGGACGAAGTTTATTTGGAACCTACTTCAAATTTAAAAACGCTTTGGGACTTAGTCAAGTTCAGATGTGTTAATATGTTTTTGCGGAAAGTTTTTAGTATATTTGTAAAGAAAAAATCAAAAACATTACTGTAAGTAGCCATGAACATTGGAATTCCGAAGGAAAGTAGCGACGCCCAAAAAATTTTGGAAAGAAGGGTAGCCCTTACACCAGCAGGGGTAAAAGCACTCGTTGAGCGTGGCCATGAGGTTTATGTTGAATCTTCGGCAGGAGAATATAGTGGCTTTAGTGATGCGGAGTATGAGAAAATGGGGGCGAAGATTGTTTTTTCCCGAGAGGAAGTTTATAAGAGAGCACAAATGGTCGTGAAAGTTGCACGACCGACGGAAGAAGATTATGATTTTCTATGTGATGGGCATCTTTTGTTTGGATTTTTACATCTTGCTGTGGCACCTAAGAAGTTTATTGAAATTTTGCTTGAGAGAAAAGTAACAGCAATAGGATATGAAATAATTGAGCTACCAGATGGACGATTGCCTATACTTCAAGCAATGAGCGAGATAGCGGGACAAATGGCAATAGTTGTCGCTGCAAGATATCTTCAAAATGAAGATGGGGGTCGTGGAATAATACTTGGTGGAATTCCCGGAGTTCCACCAGCAACTGTCGTTATACTTGGTGCAGGCGTCGTTGGACAGAATGCGATAAGAGCAGCTCTTGGTCTTGGTGCGCATGTGATGGTTCTTGACAAAGATATTGATAAATTGAGGGAAGTTGAGAAGTTGTTTGGTAAAAGAGTTGAAACAGCTATTGCAAATGTTTATAACATTGAGAAAGCAGTTCAATTTGCTGATGTTCTCATAGGGGCTGTTTTAATTCATGGTGCTTTAACGCCAAAGCTTGTCACTGAAGAAATGGTTAAAAAAATGAAGCCTGGTTCAGTTATAATTGATGTTTCAATTGATCAAGGAGGTTGTGTTGAAACCAGCAGACCAACAACTATTGCAAATCCTGTTTTCGTAAAGTATGGTGTTATTCATTATTGTGTTCCAAACATGGCTTCAAATGTCGCAAGAACGGCAACGCATGCTTTGACGAATGTGAGTTTGCCATATATACTTGAGATCGCTGAAAAAGGTATTCCGCAGACATTGAAGGAAAATCCATTGTTCGGTCGGGGAATTTATACTTATGCTGGCTATTGCACGAATAAAAATATTGCAGACATTTTTAATCTTGAATATAAAAAAATAGAAGAACTGATATGAGCTGGACAAAGCACTTTAAAGAAAGAACCGTAACAGCAGAAGAAGCAGTAAAAGTCATAAAATCTGGGGACAAAGTCTGGGTTCATCCCGGATGTGCTACTCCTGAGCCTTTAATAAAGGCTCTCGTTGCAAGGAAAGATGAACTTGAAAATGTTGAAATTTCGCATATTTTAACATTTGGCGAAGCACCTTATGTGAATCCGGAGATGCAAGGGCATTTTAGGCATCGTGCATTTTTCACAGGTGCAAATGTAAGGGAAGCGGTAAATGATGGAAGAGCTGAATTTGTTCCGATTTTCCTTTCAGAAATTCCAAAGTTATTTTATAGCGGTGAATATAAAATTGATGTTGCCTTGATAACTGTATCGCCGCCTGATGAATATGGTTTCTGTAGTTTCGGCGTTGGTGTTGAATGCACGAAAGCTGCAGCTGAAACCGCAAGGGTTGTAATTGCTGAGGTGAATTCAAATATGCCAAGGACGCTTGGGAACAGCTTCATTCATGTGAGTAAAATTCACTATTTCGTTGAATCAAACAGACCATTGTTTGAGCTCCCAAAGGAAGAGATAACTGACCTTCACAGAAAAATAGCAGGCTATATTGCCGAGTTAATAGAAAATGGTTCAACTTTGCAGATGGGGATTGGTGGAATACCTGATGCGGTTTTGCTTTTTATGAAGGATAAAAAAGATCTCGGAATTCATACCGAAATGTTTAGCGATGGATTGTTGCCACTTATAGAATCTGGCGTTGTAAATAATGAGAAAAAAACTTTACATAGAGGCAAGGTGGTAGCAAGCTTCGTGCTCGGGACGAGGAAACTTTTTGATTTCATTGACAATAATCCGCTCTTTGAGTTTCATCCAACTGATTATGTTAATGATCCATTTATTATAAGCCAAAACGAAAAGATGGTTGCGATAAATTCCGCGCTTCAAGTTGATTTAACAGGTCAAGTTTGTTCAGATTCTATTGGACATAAAATATACAGTGGCATAGGTGGACAGGTTGACTTTATTCGTGGAGCAGCTCGCTCAAAAGGCGGGAAACCAATAATAGCTTTGCCTTCAACGGCGAAAAATGGAACTATTTCAAGGATAGTTCCTACCTTAACGGAGGGCGCTGGCGTTGTTACATCTCGCGGTGATGTTCATTATGTCGTCACAGAATATGGAGTTGCTTATTTGCACGGCAAAAGCATAAGGGAAAGAGCTAAAGCGTTAATTGAGATCGCTCATCCTGATTTTAGGGATTGG
Encoded here:
- a CDS encoding 4-hydroxybutyrate CoA-transferase; the protein is MSWTKHFKERTVTAEEAVKVIKSGDKVWVHPGCATPEPLIKALVARKDELENVEISHILTFGEAPYVNPEMQGHFRHRAFFTGANVREAVNDGRAEFVPIFLSEIPKLFYSGEYKIDVALITVSPPDEYGFCSFGVGVECTKAAAETARVVIAEVNSNMPRTLGNSFIHVSKIHYFVESNRPLFELPKEEITDLHRKIAGYIAELIENGSTLQMGIGGIPDAVLLFMKDKKDLGIHTEMFSDGLLPLIESGVVNNEKKTLHRGKVVASFVLGTRKLFDFIDNNPLFEFHPTDYVNDPFIISQNEKMVAINSALQVDLTGQVCSDSIGHKIYSGIGGQVDFIRGAARSKGGKPIIALPSTAKNGTISRIVPTLTEGAGVVTSRGDVHYVVTEYGVAYLHGKSIRERAKALIEIAHPDFRDWLKFEAKKRCYL
- the ald gene encoding alanine dehydrogenase, producing MNIGIPKESSDAQKILERRVALTPAGVKALVERGHEVYVESSAGEYSGFSDAEYEKMGAKIVFSREEVYKRAQMVVKVARPTEEDYDFLCDGHLLFGFLHLAVAPKKFIEILLERKVTAIGYEIIELPDGRLPILQAMSEIAGQMAIVVAARYLQNEDGGRGIILGGIPGVPPATVVILGAGVVGQNAIRAALGLGAHVMVLDKDIDKLREVEKLFGKRVETAIANVYNIEKAVQFADVLIGAVLIHGALTPKLVTEEMVKKMKPGSVIIDVSIDQGGCVETSRPTTIANPVFVKYGVIHYCVPNMASNVARTATHALTNVSLPYILEIAEKGIPQTLKENPLFGRGIYTYAGYCTNKNIADIFNLEYKKIEELI